The region ATCCTACCCTTCATTAACATAGTTAGAGCTTTTCAAAAAAGACATACTTAGAGAATGAAACATAAAAATATTCTATCTTATACCCCTCCCTACCATTAATGCAAGGGATTTTAGGTATTAAACGTGAAGACTTAACAAAAGTTGCAGGGACTCAAAtggtatttaatatttaaacaaAAGTGGTTGAACCGGTTGCCATCATCAAATCCTCACCCTTGATTAAATAACAATATATCAACGATTTTGAACTCGTACCGGGTACTTGACCTTAGAAGCCGCGGTTGAACCAATCTTGATCCATTTACAAATTGGGTGGCCGGAAAAAACATCCACCAAACCAAACACACCACGTTTACGTTTGACCTAACCTGGTACCTTAACTTCTCCTCACTTCTCtgtttgtttcttcttccttttcatgtttttcttcaatgtttCAATCTTTATTACGGTATCTGTTAGCCACTTTTTAGTTTATTATATTTcactatatatatttattgattGTGCCAACTTTTGCAATTtaagagagtttttttttttttttttcagtttctaACATGTTGTTTGCACTTGCAGTGTTTAGATGAAGTAATCATTGAGGAACCACAGATTTAGAAGCTGTTTACTTCTAGAAATTCAGAATCTTTGGTAACCCTAGCTGAAACCATGGCAGGTGAAACTGAAACCCTAGAAAAGCCTGTAGATGGTGTTTGTACTCTTGGGAGTGATGCTGAGCTGAATGATGATGTGGGTTTGGATGGTTCAGTTGAGGAAGATAAAGATGTGAATTCTGCAGGTGAAGGAGCTGCTGGGGCTCTGGTTGAGGGTTCTGTGGTTTTGAGGTCCTTAGAAGGGGAGAGTGAGAATGGAACAGCTGAGTTGGATGGACATGATGCAACCTTGGATGAGCAGAAGAGCGTTGTTCTCAAGGAGGAGAATAAAATGTCGGGCGAAGAAATTATGAGTGATGTTATTGAGGTTGAGTTGGGTGATAAGCATGGTGTTGAAGGGCAAGCTGACATTTCTGAGCAGATTGTTTCACATAGAGAGCAGGAGGTTGGAGGTGAAGAATTTAATGATGCTAAGAAGCGAAAAACGATGGATGGGAAAGTCCTGAAGCGTGCTTCCATGAAGAGTTCAGGGAAAAATTATCAAGTGAGTTATCAGCTGCCGCCTGAAAAGGAAGGTGAATTTCCTTTGTATGGTATGGTTTGGGGTAAGGTGAGAAGTCATCCATGGTGGCCTGGACAGATATTTGATCCCTCGGATGCATCTGCACTGGCAATGAAGCATTTTAAAAAGGGTTCCTATCTGGTAGCATATTATGGGGATGGAACATTTGCCTGGAATGAAGCATCTCAGCTAAAGCCCTTCAGGACACATTTCTCTTCTATTGAAAACAAGAGCAATTCGGATATCTTCCGGAGTGCTGTAGACTGTGCTATGGAAGAAGTCACTAGACGAGTAGAATTTGGGCTAGCATGTTCCTGTATACATAAAGATACATATGACAAGATTAAAGTCCAGGTTGTAGAAAATGTTGGGATCCGAGAAGAACTTAGTGTGGCGAACATAGTGGATGAATCTTTAAACATTAGCTCCTTTTCACCGGAGAAGCTCATTGAATACTTAAAAACTCTATCTGAGTTGCCAACCGGTGGCTTTGATAGATTGGAGCTTTCAATTGCTAAGGCTCAGTTGCTTGCATTCTATCGTTTGAAAGGTTACTCTTACTTGCCTCAATTGCAATATTGTGGAGGTTTGGAAAATGACATTGACAACTTAGTTGATGATGCTGATAAAAATCGGAGTGAAGTTCATGAGCTGGCAACTCATGTGAGTAAGAATGATGGTCAATCTGGTACAGGAAACTTGAAAACCGAAAATGGTTCTTGtaataaacataaacataatCTGAAGGATGTTGTGTATACACGGAAGAAGAAAAGATTTTCCGAACCAGTTGGCGGGACTTCAGATTCTACTGATGGTGATATTTGGTCTAATGAGGTCACTGATGTTCTGATTACCCCTTCCCTTTCCAAGAAAAGGAAGACCATTGTTGATGTCTCAGGGAAAGATAGGAGCAAATCAGTTTCCCTTGCAAAAGTTTCAAATACTGCCAAACAATCATTTAAAATTGGTGATTGTATTCGTAGGGTTGCTAGCCAACTTACTGGACCATCCTCCATGCTGAAGTGTTCTGGAGCCAAGTCTCAGATAGCAGATGAAGGTGCTGATGATTTTTCTGGAAATGGAACCGATGTCTTCTCCCTTAATCTTGAGGAGGCTCAGAAGTCAGGCTTGATTTTTCATAAAGGATGTTCATCTCTAGGTGATTTGCTATCTTCACTTCAATGGGTAGCACATGAACCTCAGGGAGATTATAGTTTCTTGAATGTTATAGTGAGCTTCTTCTCTGATTTCAGGAATTCAATAACTGTGGGCAATGATTCTGGGAAAGAAATCTTACCTACAAATGAGGTTGGTACTAAAAGGAAGAAACCACTCATAGGTGGATCACCTGAAACATGTAAATTTGATGATCTGGGTGACACATATTTGAAAGACATGGTCATCCAGGTTAGTCGTCGCCGTAGGTCCTATTCCACAAAACGCTATTCTGACAGCAACCATGTGGAGGATCCTGAAAAACCTTCTGGTTATATAGATGAAGAATCCCCAGCTGAACTTGTTTCAAGCTTTTCTGAGTTGGATTCTGTTCCTTCAGAAACAAGCCTAAGTAAGATCTTTAGGCATTTTGGACCTCTAAAGGAATCTGAAACAGAGATTGACAGAGAAAGCAGCAGGGCTAGAGTGGTTTTCAAGAAGCGTGCCGATGCGGAGGTTGCTTTCAGTAGCGCGAAAAAGTTCAACTTATTTGGTTCAGCTCTTGTAAATTACCAGCTTAACTATACTCCAGGTACGTTGTTCAAAGCTTTATCTTTTGCCACAACACATGATCAGGAGATGCATCCTGATCTCTAACTTAGTATGGTCGAAATAGTACGGTAAATAACTTAACTATTTCATATGCATTGTTTTGTGATTGAGAACTTTGGTAGTTTCAATTTTATCCTATATGGAGTTTGCAGTACCATCAATAAGCATAGCTTGAAGATGAAATAATCTTAGTTATTTGTGCTCTAGTTTTGATGTGGGTGCTGATGGAATTATTACCTTACTAGGTCGTGGATAGTGCCGGTGGAACATTTGTAAGGAAGCATGTCAGGTGACTAGCAATCTAGAACAAGATCAGTAGGAGGATGTTTAGACAGCAACAACCTGAGACTTTTTTGGAAGGATTTTGGAAGAAAACAGAGGTATTACTTAGATAAATTTGGTTAGTGATTAGTGATTAGTGATTAGTGATTAGTGATTTTTGGCTTTTATGATACAGCCAATGCATCTTCTGTTAGTTCTAACTACATTCATAGATATATGTGATATTAGGAAATGAAAATTTCTATCTTGACTTTGAGTTGTATATTGGTTCGAAAATGTTGACAAGTAAACCATTCAGTTTCTATGGTACACAGtaatttgatttcctttcttcctttgtttAAGCTTGTCAGGGGCAAgctaattaacttttttttgaaactcgCTAATTATCACTTAAAATTTTGGTGTGGATAAAAATTTGGGTAGAACAACCCTCGCCCAAAGCTTTTGGGTGTAAAGTTAGGCCTAACTCAAATTCTAGGAGCTTTCATTTCCATGCCCTATTTTCACATTTTATTCAGTTTTGACTATTAAAATGTCACATTTATTTCTTGTTTTCGACAATGTTTTACAGAAAACTGTGAACGGTCACCGTTTAACTATTTcccttttttttccaaaaccatgCCATCCTCACATTTGACAGCGCGTGAGACTAATCTTTTGCCACATAGTCaacgcactaagcggtaggggctGTCCAATAAGTTTTTTTCCATTCTCAAGATTTGATAATCGAACCCCCAACTATTTCCTTAAGGGTTTCGTTGAACCATTACACGTCATCCCACTTGGTTTACTATTTCCTTTATAAAACTTTAAAAACAAGATTTTGGGGTGGTTTTAAGTTTTATATTTAAAAGATTCAAAAACGAACACTAAAAAAAATTGCCAACCTGATAGATCCCTAAGCACTGCCATCCAGCACCACCACCAGATGTCAGCAGTGCAAGGTGCCCaacggtggtgatggtggtcgTAGAAAGTGTCAATTGGCGATGTTGCCAATTATTGTGGAGTGTTGAGGTGATGATGGATGATGAGCAGTGGAGACTGGAGAGTGTCAAGTAGTGATAATAGTGATGGTGGAGAGTGGAAGGTAGGCAATGACGAATGTAGTAGAGGGTGTCAAGTATTGGTGATGGTGGTTATAGTGCATGGTGGAAATAGGAAATGCAAGAATAAAGAATAAGATGGGGATGGAGGTGCTTACttttttaaaactaatatatacaatagaaaaatgtttttctggttttgaaaattttgtttaTTTCGTTTTAAAATTGAGTTAAAAGTCTTTAAACCTCCATTTAGCAAAAcaatttatttcaaaatttgtattttaaaatcaaattgaAAACTCGACCATTCCGTATTGGCACAAAAAAGATCTTgtgatattttttaattaaaaaaaaaagaaatagacattgaaaaatgaaatgaaatccaAATAGGCCCTCAATCACACACATATATAAAGTTACTTCATTCATTGATGTCAGTTTCACAAGAAACTCCGTAATTTGTTTTTTAGTCGTTTTTAATTCATTGTATTCCCCATAATTTCATATGCTTAGTCACGAATAATCATTCCTTCACACGTGtgaagaggtggaggaagagagagataagaagaaagtaaagatgtgatagatgatttgattgatagtgaagagagaaataaatagaaaatgaaggtggaaaaggagTGAGAGGTGTGTATGTATCATAACTCCTTAGTCACCGTTCACTTATGTCACCACTCTTCTTTCACCCTCTCATTCCATCCCGATTGATTGTTGTTTTTAATGCATGTCTTTTGGCCTTTTTAGTAGTTGTTCATGCGCAGCTCCATAGAGCCGGTTCGGTCTGAAAAGTGAAGAAACGACATGTGaaatatttatcattttttttactcttAGTTTGTCAGAGGTTATGGTGGAACTTTAGGTTCATTGTTGGAATGTGGAATTTTAGGGGTTTTGCATGACTTTTAATTTATGCATTTAGCTGGGTGTATCAGCTTGAGTGGAGATGTTTTATACTTAATTTACTTATCTATTTTGCATTACAATAGTGCTCTTTAAGATTTATGTTCTCACATACATAATGTATGTGTCATCAGGCAACCTTTGGGAGTTAAATTAAACAtcttttttgtcaaaaaaaaaaccaaacattATTGAAGAATTTGTGTAAATCTAAAGAGACTATTATATTTTTTGTCAAAGGTAATGGAGAAAAAAATTAGACGCTAATATATTTCATAAAAGATATACCAATCTAAAAATATCATTTGAATACTCATCACATTATTAAAAAAGTGTTAAATAAttatcaaaaaaagaaaataaaaaattataatttattttttctttgttggtttttgaaaagaaagtgaaaaaagAAGCTGAGTGAAGAGAAAATGTTTAGAAAAAAGTAGATTTTATAAATTGTTTAATATAATAGAAATAGAGGGAAAACATACAAAGAGTGAGGTGGATTTTCCCTCATATTGAAGTTTGAAAATGGTAAAAGTGGGAATAAAAAATGgctctctctatctctcactTTTGTTCTCATAAACGAGATATCTCATTCTAACTCTCTCTTCGTTTTTTCTTTTTGCGCATTCCACCCTCAACAAATGAAAAATTATTGAGAAATTTGGTTAAATATcgttaaataatataattttttttcaacaattaAGGGTGTGAAATGCAACCTCATTTACTAAATTTAAGTTCTTATTCCTAAAAGCCATAAAATCACTTTACACTATCATGTCATTGTCATTTTCATGTTATGATACATGTGCAGAACTTTCATGTTCATattaaatcaaatcaaaataaCTATTTTCTCTTTAATCAACTATTCAATGAAGCAACAATttactttcctttttttttatcaatactcaagtttcttcaattaaatattaactataaaaatgtttataaataaatattatttactcAATAtctataattttatataaaaccatttttagtattttttttttcctagaaAGTTGCCTAAGAACTATTTTAATAAAAACTTCTTTGCACACAAAACAAAATAACCTAACCCTTTACGTAAAAGAACATTCTATTGATGGAGTGACTTCTTAGGCATGTAATGAACATTGAATTCCATAATTTGTCATGTATAAAAATAATCAGAAGCGCAACCTATGAACCATTGCAAAATTGACATTTGTTAAATAAGTAGTATAACTAAAATTGCATTTTAGAGTCATAAAGCATGTTTGTATAAGTGTATGTTACGTTTGTTCTTATGCAAATGCAATTTCATGCATATCAAGTGTCAATGAAGAAATGATAATTTGTCACATTGAGTTCAATGTGGATATGATAAGCAATATTCTATCATGTTAAATTCAACAAAAATCGACTTTAAGTATAACGGAAATTGAAGCACAGACTTAATGGGGTTTGTGAGCGTTCCATTCCACCACCAATATGCGTCGTTGGATCAGTCTAAGAACCCAAGAAACCTCTCAAAGATGAAGGTGGTGATTCCTCTACTGcatttttaatttaatcaacTAGTTTGTCATCTTTCAACTTTCATCTATAACCTAATTTATAAACCTTCAACTAACTTATCAGCTAATTTTGCTAAGTAGACTCAAAGACAATGACCATCAGGTTTCTTTGTCGCCAATAATTGAGCTGGAAAAAAATGACATGGGAAAATTGACACAGAAATCATTTTCGGGAGACAAGAAAGTAGGAGCAAAAGAAGAACAATAATGGTAACAAAATGATTTCATTCCtacaatatataatttaaatgaaGTTTCCAAAGCAGGTGTATCTCACCATCACAAGCTACATGGCGAATCATATGCAAAAAACCCACACTTATCTCTCCGTTTAGTCAGTCAGAAGCTAATTCTGATATATGTATTCAAAAACCTACATGAGCACTGCCACAAAATTCTGACACCCTTGCCTTCTACACCAGAacctaattttttaaattatcaaACCATTGTTTCTGTCCATGCCATGTGCACAATCATTTTAAGTGGAATAATTAAGATGAGTGGAATAAGCATCTAATCTATTCATGGCTTTGCATTGAGGGCATGACCAGATGCTGTGGCTGCACCTGCAAATCACAACAGATTAAAGAAAATGTTACTAGTCTTGAGAGCTGTTCTTAACGTAAAACTGTAAGCAAGGAAATCTCAAGTCATGACTATTATGATCTTCAAAGAAAGAGGTCTGCAAAGATGAAACATGCAAAAACAGCAACACATGGCTATCTGATTCTTGCCATTATGAATTATATTTCCGATCATGCAAGAAAGCTATCATCCTAGACATTTTCTGAAGGACAACATAAAGTCCAACATTCTGAGCTCTATGTTTGAACATAAGCCAAATTATAGAAAGAAACCATCCCATAACCTTTTGTCACACGAAGTCTAGTTAGACCTCCAGCATTTTACTTATAGAAAGGTCTATAGAAATGTGTATTTTCTATACGTTACATAAAATGTTTACAAACTTTTAGACACCCATCACCCAACGCTACGAGCACTCAACTAGTGAAAAGACAGAACCACAGCCTTTTGCAGAGGATGGAACATGTAAAATCATATTCATATAACTtctatgaaggagaaagaaaagaggGGACAAAAGATTTGGAAAATCATAGTAACTAAATACAtctgaaagaaataaacaagCAAGAAACTAGCGACTTCAATATTCCCTCTACAAACTCAGGGCAGTTGAGTGTCAAACAGAATGAGTCACAAACCCTGAGTTTGTCCCTTAATTCACAGAACCTAGTAAGCTCGCTTTAGTGAGAATGCAGGGATATGTATCACTTAAAGGATTTCCTGATTACCTTCTTTCTAATAAAGAAAGGGCCTAATTCTATATGTTTTCTTTCGAATGAAGCACAGGATCATGACACAAAGAATATGAGGCACTGCGGTAGGAACATTCACTTCCAAGATCAGGGTTTGGATCCAATATGAGGTACTCAGATGTTTTGCTGGACCCTGCAGCTAGACGCTACTTCTTTGACCACCAATGACAGCATATCTGGGCCAAGATAAATGCAAGAGTCAAACGTGGACCTTCTGTCATCAGAAACAAAGTCTCAATCACATAACAGAAGGCTTGAAGAGTCAAGAGCTTATGAGGATCAGCTGATGATGCATGGTATCTAGAGGTAACTAGGAAACCACTTTACAACTTTTAAGTAATCTTCAAGTGGCTGAGGGACAATTTCAGAGTTGTTTCCTAACCACAGATGTATACAAAGTTGGATTTGAAAAAAAAGTCATTCCAATATTTAGTCAATTTGCATCCACCAACCACAGGTGTGGAGATCCCCTTTTGCTTCAGAAAGTTGTGCTTTAGCAAGCAGGTCATGAATATTCTGTTGTGCCAGTAAGAATGAACCATTCAGCGAATATTTGACCTCTATACCCAAGACTTAACCCAAATTACCTGGCTGATTATGTGAAAACAGTGAATTTGACCCCGTAATTAGCTTCTGAATTAGAGGAAGAGAACTGCCAATAACTATGATATTGTCTACATAGACAAGGACATAGAGAACATGTTGAGACCCAAATAGAGTAAACAGGGAGGGGTAACACTTACTAGGCCGGAATCTGAAGTTGATTGGAGTGCATCAAGGTGCTCAAACCAAGCCCCCGGGGCCTGCTTAAAATCATAGATAGCCTTGTTAAGTTTATAAACTAAGAACTTTTCCTCCACTCCAAACTTTGAGGTTGTTGGATATATAGACCTTTCATCCAAGAAATCATATAAGAAAGGCATTATCAACATCAAACTGCTGTAAAGGCCATTTGCAGGTGAGAGATAAGGCTAAAATTCCTATCAGTGATAGGTTAACTGTAGGACAAACCCCTTTGCCAACAAACCTTGTTTCATACTTGTTAATATAGCCATTAGAATTCTTTTTACACCAGAAGACCCAGTTGCACCCTATGGGCTACCGATGCCAGGTGGAGGCACCAAGGTCCTAGAAGAATTATTAAGAAGGACATCATAATTAACCTTCATAGAATCCAACCATAAGGGATCAGCCAATACTTGCATTATAATTAATGGTTCCATGTCAGTTAAGAGAAGTGTATGGACTTAATACGTTTATGGACATCAGATTTTTACCTAGTTTGTATTGGGTGAATGTTAAGGGGCAGAGACCAGGTCAACTGAATGAGAAGAAGGGGAATAAGAATTGGATCAGGTATTCCTCATAGGAGATGAGGTAACTGTGCATGACTCCAGGGAAGAAGTGGAAGAGGAATGTGACACTGGAATAGAAATGTTAGGTTATAAAGAAGAGGGAACAAAATGTAAATGCATAATAAGAGACCGGAGAAGAGTTTGGAGCAGGAGATTATGAAAACAGATCTAACGGAACTTGAGCTCATAGAAAAGAATAATATCTTTGGAGATAAAGGCCCTACATCGAGATAAAGACACTTGTAAACATTATGGAAAGATGACTAGCCAAGAAATACTCATTCACTAGACCTATAGTCCAGTTTGTTCTAGTTAACAAGGTATGAGAAATGAGGAGCAAGCATAGCCAATGGTCCAAAGAGACCGAAACCTGGAACCTGGTGA is a window of Lotus japonicus ecotype B-129 chromosome 5, LjGifu_v1.2 DNA encoding:
- the LOC130717962 gene encoding PWWP domain-containing protein 5-like, whose translation is MAGETETLEKPVDGVCTLGSDAELNDDVGLDGSVEEDKDVNSAGEGAAGALVEGSVVLRSLEGESENGTAELDGHDATLDEQKSVVLKEENKMSGEEIMSDVIEVELGDKHGVEGQADISEQIVSHREQEVGGEEFNDAKKRKTMDGKVLKRASMKSSGKNYQVSYQLPPEKEGEFPLYGMVWGKVRSHPWWPGQIFDPSDASALAMKHFKKGSYLVAYYGDGTFAWNEASQLKPFRTHFSSIENKSNSDIFRSAVDCAMEEVTRRVEFGLACSCIHKDTYDKIKVQVVENVGIREELSVANIVDESLNISSFSPEKLIEYLKTLSELPTGGFDRLELSIAKAQLLAFYRLKGYSYLPQLQYCGGLENDIDNLVDDADKNRSEVHELATHVSKNDGQSGTGNLKTENGSCNKHKHNLKDVVYTRKKKRFSEPVGGTSDSTDGDIWSNEVTDVLITPSLSKKRKTIVDVSGKDRSKSVSLAKVSNTAKQSFKIGDCIRRVASQLTGPSSMLKCSGAKSQIADEGADDFSGNGTDVFSLNLEEAQKSGLIFHKGCSSLGDLLSSLQWVAHEPQGDYSFLNVIVSFFSDFRNSITVGNDSGKEILPTNEVGTKRKKPLIGGSPETCKFDDLGDTYLKDMVIQVSRRRRSYSTKRYSDSNHVEDPEKPSGYIDEESPAELVSSFSELDSVPSETSLSKIFRHFGPLKESETEIDRESSRARVVFKKRADAEVAFSSAKKFNLFGSALVNYQLNYTPGRG